In Acidobacteriota bacterium, one DNA window encodes the following:
- a CDS encoding sulfite exporter TauE/SafE family protein, which translates to MFDFLIAGIQAPWFLLVFTGFTVGIVGGFIGVGGGYMVTPALIVFGFPGYMASGIDMTHIAGKGIVSTVRHRQLGNIDWVLALSMVAGTMFGVEEGIRLLGYFKHLGLSSVALLSASVCLMFTLFVYTLYETVKSHRRLAQMAEEGKALAREVTTSGLPRLFQRFPLAPIVRCRTARVVVSMWVIVLVGVVTGILAGFLGVGGGFIRVPALVYIVGCSTHIAVGTDLVEIVFSGAYGCLRHSIEGNVDFLAVMFMIVGAMFGAQFGSIATAFVRGPAIRYMLSFSLALATLGAGLPLANVLLGGQMRVLQALSVIVTLGQMIFLCLFIISLVLFAWRARRGQWVPDWVVPLLVQDAV; encoded by the coding sequence ATGTTTGACTTTCTCATCGCGGGCATTCAGGCGCCCTGGTTCCTCCTCGTCTTCACGGGCTTCACGGTGGGGATCGTGGGGGGCTTCATCGGCGTGGGCGGCGGGTACATGGTCACGCCGGCCCTCATCGTGTTCGGATTTCCTGGATACATGGCCTCGGGCATCGACATGACGCACATCGCCGGAAAGGGCATCGTGTCCACCGTGCGGCACCGCCAGCTCGGCAACATCGACTGGGTGCTCGCCCTGTCCATGGTGGCGGGGACCATGTTCGGCGTGGAAGAGGGGATCCGCCTTCTCGGGTACTTCAAGCACCTCGGCCTCTCCTCGGTGGCGCTTCTTTCCGCCTCCGTGTGCCTCATGTTCACGCTCTTCGTCTACACCCTTTACGAGACCGTCAAGTCCCACCGTCGCCTGGCCCAGATGGCCGAGGAGGGAAAGGCCCTGGCTCGGGAGGTCACCACGTCCGGCCTGCCCCGGCTCTTCCAGCGCTTTCCTCTCGCCCCCATCGTCCGGTGCCGGACGGCCCGGGTCGTGGTGTCCATGTGGGTGATCGTCCTCGTGGGCGTCGTGACGGGCATCCTGGCCGGATTCCTGGGAGTGGGCGGAGGGTTCATCCGTGTCCCCGCCCTCGTGTACATCGTGGGATGTTCCACGCACATCGCCGTCGGGACCGACTTGGTGGAAATCGTCTTCTCGGGCGCGTACGGCTGTCTCCGCCATTCCATCGAAGGCAACGTGGACTTCCTCGCCGTCATGTTCATGATCGTGGGCGCCATGTTCGGAGCGCAGTTCGGCTCCATCGCCACGGCCTTCGTGCGGGGACCGGCCATCCGGTACATGCTCTCCTTCTCCCTCGCCCTGGCGACCCTCGGCGCGGGACTACCCCTTGCAAACGTGCTCCTGGGCGGACAGATGCGGGTCCTCCAGGCCCTGTCGGTGATCGTGACCCTGGGGCAGATGATCTTCCTCTGCCTGTTCATCATTTCGCTGGTCCTCTTCGCGTGGAGGGCGCGGCGCGGCCAGTGGGTGCCGGACTGGGTGGTTCCCCTCCTGGTCCAGGACGCGGTGTAA